In Aureibacillus halotolerans, the genomic window CAACTGTACTGATTGGCTTTTTAGGCTTCATGGTATGGGCTCACCATATGTTTACGGTCGGACTTGGTCCAGTGGCAAATGCGATCTTCGCGGTTGCAACAATGGCCATTGCAGTGCCAACGGGGATTAAGATCTTTAACTGGCTGTTTACGATGTGGGGAGGTCAGCTTAAAATGACAACCCCGATGCTTTACGCACTCGGCTTTATTCCGACATTTACGATTGGCGGGATGACAGGTGTCATGCTTGCTTCCGCAGCAGCAGACTACCAGTACCATGACAGCTATTTTGTCGTAGCCCACTTTCACTATGTTATTGTTGGTGGCGTCGTGTTTGGTCTTTTCGCCGGAATCCATTATTGGTGGCCAAAAATGTTTGGTACAATGCTAAATGAAACGCTAGGCAAGATTACGTTCTGGACGTTTCTAATTGGCTTCCATCTAACATTTTTCATCCAACATTTCTTGGGGTTATATGGGATGCCACGTCGTAATTTCACCTTTCTTCCAGGCCAAGGGCTTGAACTTGGAAACATCGTTTCTTCCGCAGGTGCTGTGTTTATGACGATAGGAACCGTAGTGCTTGTGATTAATGTCATCGTCACACAGGTGAAAAACGTTCGAGTTGGTGCTGACCCATGGGATGCACGTACACTTGAATGGTCAATCTCATCACCGCCACCTGAATACAACTTTAAGCAAACGCCACTTGTTCGTGGACTAGATGCATTATGGGTTGAAAAGATGGATGGTCGCAAAGGGATGACACCTGCTGAGCCTTTAGGTGATATTCACATGCCGAACAACTCGTTCATTCCGTTTATGATGTCTTTAGGCTTGTTCATCGCTGCCTTTGGCTTTATGTTCTTTTCCGCTGAAGGAGCAGGTGCCACCTACAAGATGGTCACACTTGGAATTGGTATTCTTGGTTTAGCAATTACATTTGGATCAATGCTCGTTCGATCATTAAAAGATGATCTAGGCTATCATATCCATAAGGAAGATCTTCTTGAGGATGACGACGATAAGGGGGCGGAAGCATAATGGATGTCAATGAACGCTTGACAGATGAGAACTTTCCCGCCGAACCGGAAAAAACGACACTTGAAGGAAAAAACAAGTTTTTAGGTTTTTGGTTTTTCCTTGGTGGCGAGACTGTCCTTTTTGCATCATTATTTGGTACGTTTTTGGCATTGCGTGATTCTACAACGGAATCGGAGCTGTATCAGTTGCCCCTCGTCTTTGGAGCAACAATGATCTTATTAACAAGCTCGCTTACGAGCGTTTATGCCATGTACCATATGAAAAACAACAACTTTATGAAAATGCAGCTTTGGCTGGGCATAACTGTCCTCTTAGGAGTCACGTTTTTAGGTATTGAAGTGTATGAATTTATGCATTACGTACATGAAGGTTTGTTGTTTACAAGTAATGGATACTCCGCGAGTTTTTATGCGTTAGTTGGAACACACGGAGCTCACGTTCTTCTTGGTGTGTGTTGGATCACCGCCTTGATTTTCCGGAATATGAAGCGTGGACTTACGCTTTATAATGCACCGAAATATTATGTTGCAAGCTTGTACTGGCATTTTATTGACGTCGTTTGGGTGTTTATCTTTACGGTTGTCTATCTAATAGGAAAGTTGGGGTAACGTATGGCATCAAATACGACAACTGGCCACCAGGAAAGCGAAGCATTAAAGGCGTATCGTAAAAAACAAAAGCAGGAGGAAATGAAGCATCAAGTCATTACCTTTTCCTTAATGATTTTGCTTACGATTGTATCTTTTATTGCCGTTGCCTACGAAGAATTTAGCCGTGATTTTGTTGTGCCATTTATTTTATTGCTTGCTGTAGTTCAGGTGGCTTATCAGCTTTATTATTTCATGCATATGAAAAATAAAGGTCATCAATCGGCAATGTTGTTTCTGTTTTCAGGTGTATTTGTTGCTGCACTTACGATTGTGGCATTAATGGCACTTGTCAGTTGGTCTTAATTAGAAGGGGACTGCTTCGTGCAAGCGGTCCCTTTCTGACTTTTATGGAGGATTCGAAATTCGCTTGGAGGGATCACCGTGTCCATTGATATTTTTGGCTTTGTCGCTCTCTGGAGCCCTTACTATTTCATGTTTGTCCTGAGCTTGCTTATTGCTTATTTTGTCTTTACAGGACCACTACGTGACAATTTCAAGGATGCTGCTCCGCCGACGACCAAAGAACAGAGTTATTTTGTGGCAAGCATGGTCCTGCTTTACGCTGTTAAAGGCAGTCCAATAGACTTGCTAAGTCATCTTTCTTTTTCTGCACATATGGTGCAAATGGCCCTTCTTTACCTCGTTATTCCGCCTTTAGTGATTAAGGGAATACCGAATTGGCTTTGGCGTGGGATCCTTCGCATTCCTCCTATTCATTTCATTTTTAAACTTGCAGCCAAACCGCTTGTTGCCATTATTTTGTTTAATTTCGTTTTTTCGATGTACCATATGCCAGTTGTGTTTGAAACGGTCAAAAGTCATTGGTTTTACCACGGGATAATGACGACAACGATTTTTATACTGGCATTGCTGATGTGGTGGCCGATGCTAACAACAATTCAAGAGTGGATGAAGTTAAGCCACCTTCAAAAAATAGGTTGTATTTTCCTTGGGGGTGTATTGCTAACGCCCGCATGTGCATTGCTTATTTTTGCAGATGTTCCGCTATATAGCACATATACAGATCCTGATGCGTGGGCACAAGCTCTAGCATTATGCGTACCAGCTGACGTTTTAGCCAGTGCGAATATAGGCAGCCCTGAAATGTTTCAATGGCTTCCTGTACAAGAGGATCAACAGCTCGGTGGTGTGCTGATGAAGATCATGCAAGAGATCGTCTATGGCATTGTGTTGTTTCGCGTCTTTTTTGCTTGGTTTAATCGTGAAAATCGCAAAGTTGATGAGCTTCCAGAAGAATACCGCTTAACAGAAGATCCGCAGCCTACGAAATAACAAGGTTAGATAGAGAAAGCAGGAGGGGCGAATGGCACCATTAGATTTGCATTTTATTATCCCAACAATTACAACCGCTCTTATCGTGATTAGTGCAACACTTGTTGCAATCGGTTGGTATTTAGTAAAAAAGAAAAAATATGATGCGCACATTAACGTCATGAAAACCGCTGCACTATTTGCTATTGTGTTTTTTATCATCTATGTGTCACGATCAATATTTCTTGGAAATACGAAATTTGGTGGACCTGACTTTTTGGTTCCTTATTACACGGCCTTTTTAATCGGACATATACTGCTTGCAACAACAGGTGGCGTTTTTGGGCTTGTCACATTGTCATTAGGCTATAAAGAACGTTATAAAAAACATAAACGAATTGGCCCGATCACAAGTGTGATATGGTTTTGTACAGCAGTGACGGGAACGATCGTTTACTTAATGTTGTACATTTTGTTTCCAGACGGTTCAATAACAAACCTATTTGACGCTATCCTTTAATTGCTAATACATGAGCACTTGCATACACTAATGCAAGGCTTTTTCTTATGTGTGATTTTATTAAAGCACAACAGTGTATGGGCCATTGAGAACTTTTAGGCAGGAGGTCATTAAAATGAGTCGAAAACTATATACAGAACGATTGATTTTGTTGCCGTGCTCGGTTCATTTTGCCAAGAGTATTATTCTCTATTTGAAGGAGCTTCGTGTTCGTTCACCCGTTCTGATTCCACCTCAATGGCCACCGGTTCAGCTGAAAATGTTTTTGCCATTTTATCTAGAAGCGTTAGAAAAAGGGAAAAAGGATACGTATTTCTGGGTGTTAATTAAGGCGGATTCTGCAGAAATCATAGGCGAAATCGTCCTTATTCCAAAGAAGGATCAGCATGGTGTAATAGAATTGTCCTATCGAATAGAAGAAACTCATCGTCGACAAGGGTACGGTTATGAAGCAGTGAATGAAGTTTGCTCATACATTTCGACACAAAAAAACGTACGCATCATCGCTGAAACAGCCGAAGGCAATCTCGCGTCTGAACGATTGCTGATGAAAGCTGGCTTACGCTTAACTTTACAACAAAAAGACTTTAAACAATGGGAGCTAATGTAAATGAAACAAGGAATCCACCAACTTA contains:
- a CDS encoding cytochrome (ubi)quinol oxidase subunit III, producing MDVNERLTDENFPAEPEKTTLEGKNKFLGFWFFLGGETVLFASLFGTFLALRDSTTESELYQLPLVFGATMILLTSSLTSVYAMYHMKNNNFMKMQLWLGITVLLGVTFLGIEVYEFMHYVHEGLLFTSNGYSASFYALVGTHGAHVLLGVCWITALIFRNMKRGLTLYNAPKYYVASLYWHFIDVVWVFIFTVVYLIGKLG
- a CDS encoding GNAT family N-acetyltransferase; its protein translation is MSRKLYTERLILLPCSVHFAKSIILYLKELRVRSPVLIPPQWPPVQLKMFLPFYLEALEKGKKDTYFWVLIKADSAEIIGEIVLIPKKDQHGVIELSYRIEETHRRQGYGYEAVNEVCSYISTQKNVRIIAETAEGNLASERLLMKAGLRLTLQQKDFKQWELM
- the ctaG gene encoding cytochrome c oxidase assembly factor CtaG, giving the protein MSIDIFGFVALWSPYYFMFVLSLLIAYFVFTGPLRDNFKDAAPPTTKEQSYFVASMVLLYAVKGSPIDLLSHLSFSAHMVQMALLYLVIPPLVIKGIPNWLWRGILRIPPIHFIFKLAAKPLVAIILFNFVFSMYHMPVVFETVKSHWFYHGIMTTTIFILALLMWWPMLTTIQEWMKLSHLQKIGCIFLGGVLLTPACALLIFADVPLYSTYTDPDAWAQALALCVPADVLASANIGSPEMFQWLPVQEDQQLGGVLMKIMQEIVYGIVLFRVFFAWFNRENRKVDELPEEYRLTEDPQPTK
- the ctaF gene encoding cytochrome c oxidase subunit IVB translates to MASNTTTGHQESEALKAYRKKQKQEEMKHQVITFSLMILLTIVSFIAVAYEEFSRDFVVPFILLLAVVQVAYQLYYFMHMKNKGHQSAMLFLFSGVFVAALTIVALMALVSWS
- the ctaD gene encoding cytochrome c oxidase subunit I, coding for MSTIAQKKGFGAVLWDYLTTVDHKKIAILYLVAGGFFFLVGGLEAVLIRIQLLIPENTFLDAQLYNEVMTMHGTTMIFLAAMPMIFALMNAVVPLQIGARDVAFPFLNSLGFWLFFFGGVFLNVGWFIGQVPDAGWTAYAPLSTLSEGFGVDFYVLGLQISGAGTLVGGINFLVTIVNMRAPGMTYMRMPLFTWSAFVTSALILFAFPALTVALLFMMFDRIFGASIFDAFNGGNPIIWEHLFWIFGHPEVYILILPAFGVFSEVFATFARKRLFGYSAMVFATVLIGFLGFMVWAHHMFTVGLGPVANAIFAVATMAIAVPTGIKIFNWLFTMWGGQLKMTTPMLYALGFIPTFTIGGMTGVMLASAAADYQYHDSYFVVAHFHYVIVGGVVFGLFAGIHYWWPKMFGTMLNETLGKITFWTFLIGFHLTFFIQHFLGLYGMPRRNFTFLPGQGLELGNIVSSAGAVFMTIGTVVLVINVIVTQVKNVRVGADPWDARTLEWSISSPPPEYNFKQTPLVRGLDALWVEKMDGRKGMTPAEPLGDIHMPNNSFIPFMMSLGLFIAAFGFMFFSAEGAGATYKMVTLGIGILGLAITFGSMLVRSLKDDLGYHIHKEDLLEDDDDKGAEA
- a CDS encoding DUF420 domain-containing protein, with product MAPLDLHFIIPTITTALIVISATLVAIGWYLVKKKKYDAHINVMKTAALFAIVFFIIYVSRSIFLGNTKFGGPDFLVPYYTAFLIGHILLATTGGVFGLVTLSLGYKERYKKHKRIGPITSVIWFCTAVTGTIVYLMLYILFPDGSITNLFDAIL